From Haliotis asinina isolate JCU_RB_2024 chromosome 8, JCU_Hal_asi_v2, whole genome shotgun sequence, a single genomic window includes:
- the LOC137294026 gene encoding cell division control protein 42 homolog has protein sequence MAEPNFIKCVVVGDGAVGKTCMLMSYATNKFPTEYIPTVFDNYAVTVTIRDTPYQLGLFDTAGQEEYTSLRMLSYTETSVFLVAFSVVKPDSLKNLEYKWIPEIRHNSPKTPFLLVGTQVDLREDEPTRQKLQKRKQKPVTVEEAERVCDKLGGNSYVECSALTKKGLKDVFDEAIIAVLEPKVQPKKHGKRKCTIL, from the exons ATGGCGGAGCCTAATTTTATCAAGTGTGTGGTGGTCGGCGATGGTGCTGTCGGCAAGACGTGTATGTTGATGAGCTACGCAACAAACAAGTTCCCCACGGAATATATACCCACAGTGTTCGACAACTATGCAG TGACCGTGACCATTAGAGACACACCTTACCAGCTGGGTCTGTTCGATACGGCGGGACAG GAGGAGTATACCAGCCTGAGGATGTTGTCCTACACAGAAACCAGCGTGTTCTTGGTGGCCTTCTCGGTCGTGAAGCCCGACTCCCTGAAGAACCTGGAGTACAAGTGGATTCCTGAGATCAGACACAACAGTCCCAAGACGCCATTCCTGCTGGTGGGGACTCAGGTGGACCTGAGGGAGGACGAACCCACCAGGCAGAAACTCCAGAAGAGGAAACAGAAGCCGGTGACAGTGGAGGAGGCGGAGAGAGTGTGTGACAAACTTGGGGGCAATTCCTACGTGGAATGCTCAGCTCTGACTAAGAAAGGGTTGAAGGACGTGTTTGACGAAGCTATAATAGCTGTCCTGGAACCTAAAGTGCAGCCCAAGAAACACGGGAAACGGAAGTGCACCATATTGTGA